A single Oncorhynchus mykiss isolate Arlee chromosome 24, USDA_OmykA_1.1, whole genome shotgun sequence DNA region contains:
- the snrpd2 gene encoding small nuclear ribonucleoprotein Sm D2 → MSLLNKPKSEMTPEELQKREEEEFNTGPLSVLTQSVKNNTQVLVNCRNNKKLLGRVKAFDRHCNMVLENVKEMWTEVPKSGKGKKKSKPVNKDRYVSKMFLRGDSVIVVLRNPLITGK, encoded by the exons AT GAGCCTGTTAAATAAACCCAAGTCTGAGATGACTCCTGAGGAGCTCCAGaagcgggaggaggaggagtttaATACTGGGCCCCTGTCTGTGCTCACCCAGTCTGTCAAAAACAACACACAGGTCCTCGTCAACTGCCGAAACAACAAGAAGCTGCTTGGCCGTGTCAAGGCATTTGACAG ACACTGCAACATGGTCCTGGAgaatgtgaaggagatgtggaCAGAAGTGCCCAAGAGTGGCAAGGGCAAGAAGAAGTCCAAACCAGTAAACAAGGACCGTTACGTCTCCAAGATGTTTCTGAGAGGAGACTCCGTGATCGTGGTGCTGAGAAACCCCCTCATCACAGGGAAATAG